The following coding sequences lie in one Enterococcus sp. 9E7_DIV0242 genomic window:
- a CDS encoding tyrosine-type recombinase/integrase, whose product MARKGENIYKRKDGRYEGRYIKKRTENGKIIFGYVYGKKYNTVKNKLTVLKSQYSQANRAQLLFQGRLADWLNHWLEYTVKRRVKVTTYAAYSGRVEKHITPFLGNKKMGELRHADINEFVHYLQHKELSPTTIKGIITVLKHALNQACKEHYLSENPCEDIVLPKNRNERVSAMTIQQQKRLEQAALQEESCSPVILALYTGMRIGEISGLKWTDIDFGNNIIRVRRTLLRVNCDDSIQKTKLILSTPKTETSRRDIPLAENLKEYLLENRNKANSEFLISCKNSFAEPRVINYRFKKTIRKADLDIHFHVLRHTFATRCIEEGVDVATLSRLLGHSSVKMTLDTYTDSMWENRQIAISKLDAKLILNSTKKEVS is encoded by the coding sequence TTGGCCAGAAAAGGCGAAAATATCTATAAAAGAAAAGATGGTCGTTATGAAGGCCGCTATATAAAAAAAAGAACAGAAAATGGGAAAATAATTTTTGGATATGTATATGGGAAAAAATATAATACAGTGAAAAACAAGCTCACTGTGCTGAAATCACAATACAGTCAAGCGAATCGAGCACAACTGCTTTTTCAAGGTAGGCTTGCTGACTGGCTGAATCACTGGCTTGAATATACAGTAAAAAGAAGGGTCAAAGTCACAACATATGCTGCATATTCAGGACGGGTAGAGAAGCATATTACGCCATTTTTAGGAAACAAAAAAATGGGTGAGCTAAGACATGCGGATATTAATGAGTTTGTTCATTACTTACAGCATAAAGAACTGTCACCGACGACAATCAAGGGAATTATAACAGTATTGAAGCATGCCTTGAATCAAGCCTGCAAGGAACACTATCTCTCGGAAAATCCATGTGAAGATATTGTGCTTCCGAAAAATAGAAATGAACGAGTGAGTGCAATGACCATTCAGCAGCAGAAGCGATTGGAACAAGCGGCACTTCAAGAAGAATCATGCTCTCCGGTAATTCTTGCTTTGTATACGGGCATGCGTATTGGTGAGATTAGTGGGCTAAAGTGGACAGATATTGATTTTGGTAATAATATTATTCGGGTCAGGCGAACACTTCTAAGAGTTAATTGTGACGACTCCATACAGAAAACAAAATTGATTTTGAGCACACCTAAAACAGAAACATCCAGACGCGACATCCCATTAGCGGAAAACCTCAAGGAATATTTGTTGGAAAATAGAAACAAAGCAAATTCGGAGTTTTTAATCTCCTGTAAAAACAGTTTTGCAGAACCTCGTGTCATTAATTATCGTTTCAAAAAAACTATCAGGAAAGCCGATCTAGACATCCATTTTCATGTTCTACGCCATACCTTTGCGACCCGCTGTATTGAAGAAGGGGTTGATGTAGCAACATTAAGTAGGTTGCTTGGGCATTCTTCTGTTAAAATGACTTTGGACACATATACAGACTCAATGTGGGAAAATAGACAGATCGCCATATCTAAATTAGATGCTAAATTGATTTTAAATAGTACAAAAAAAGAAGTTTCATGA
- a CDS encoding LytTR family transcriptional regulator DNA-binding domain-containing protein: MVINHKEIERFSATTNARIELLMKNGATYFISRHYIKTFRRLFS; encoded by the coding sequence GTGGTGATTAATCACAAAGAGATTGAACGATTTTCAGCTACAACGAATGCAAGAATCGAATTATTGATGAAGAACGGTGCTACATACTTTATCAGTAGACATTATATTAAAACATTTAGGAGGCTATTTTCATGA
- a CDS encoding argininosuccinate synthase, with product MKEKVVLAYSGGLDTSVAVKWLVDEGYDVIACCLDIGEKKDLDFIKNKALSVGASASYTIDAKEEFAQEFALIALQGHTFYEQSYPLVSALSRPLIAKKLVELAKETGATTIAHGCTGKGNDQVRFEVAINALAPEINVIAPVREWKWSREEEIKYALEKGVPVPADLDNPYSVDQNLWGRANECGILEDPWATPPEGAYELTASLETAPDQADIIEITFKEGVPTAINDEEMLLSELILHLNDLAGKHGIGRIDHVENRLVGIKSREVYECPAAITLMTAHKELEDLTFVREMAHFKPVIENQLSQVIYDGLWFNPLTDALIAFLKSTQKYVNGIVRVKLFKGHAIVEGRKSANSLYNEELATYTSADTFDQDAAIGFIKLWGLPTKVHAEVQAQVKTKE from the coding sequence ATGAAAGAAAAAGTAGTATTAGCATATTCCGGAGGACTTGATACCTCTGTGGCAGTTAAATGGTTGGTGGACGAAGGCTATGACGTGATTGCCTGTTGTCTGGATATTGGCGAAAAGAAAGATTTGGATTTTATCAAAAATAAAGCATTATCTGTGGGAGCATCTGCTTCTTATACAATTGATGCCAAAGAAGAATTCGCTCAAGAGTTTGCCTTGATCGCTTTACAGGGTCATACATTCTACGAACAGTCCTATCCATTAGTTTCCGCATTGTCCAGACCTTTGATTGCAAAAAAACTGGTAGAGCTGGCAAAAGAAACCGGAGCAACAACAATCGCTCATGGCTGTACAGGAAAAGGCAACGACCAAGTTCGTTTTGAAGTAGCAATCAACGCATTGGCACCTGAAATCAACGTCATTGCACCCGTGCGTGAATGGAAATGGTCTCGTGAGGAAGAAATCAAATACGCGTTGGAAAAAGGGGTTCCTGTTCCGGCTGATTTAGATAATCCTTATTCTGTAGATCAAAACCTTTGGGGTAGAGCAAATGAGTGCGGTATTCTGGAAGATCCATGGGCAACACCACCAGAAGGCGCCTATGAGCTGACTGCAAGCTTAGAAACAGCACCTGATCAAGCAGATATCATTGAAATCACATTTAAAGAAGGGGTTCCAACAGCAATCAACGATGAAGAGATGCTGCTCTCTGAGCTGATTCTTCACCTAAATGATTTAGCCGGAAAACACGGTATTGGCCGGATCGACCATGTAGAAAATCGTTTAGTCGGAATCAAATCACGGGAAGTATATGAATGCCCGGCAGCAATTACATTGATGACTGCTCACAAAGAACTGGAAGATTTAACCTTTGTACGTGAGATGGCTCACTTTAAGCCAGTCATTGAAAATCAGTTGTCGCAAGTTATTTACGATGGCTTGTGGTTCAACCCACTGACAGATGCTTTAATTGCCTTCTTAAAATCCACACAGAAATACGTCAATGGTATCGTTCGGGTGAAACTGTTCAAAGGACACGCTATTGTCGAAGGTAGAAAATCTGCGAACAGCTTATATAATGAGGAGTTGGCAACTTATACCTCTGCCGATACATTCGATCAGGATGCAGCAATTGGTTTCATCAAACTGTGGGGACTGCCAACAAAAGTTCATGCAGAGGTACAGGCACAAGTAAAAACCAAAGAATAG
- the rpsD gene encoding 30S ribosomal protein S4, whose product MSRYTGPSWKISRRLGISLSGTGKELARRPYKPGQHGPNSRGKLSEYGLQLTEKQKLRHMYGMNERQFVNLFVKASKIKEGKHGVNFMILLEQRLDNVVYRLGLATTRRQARQLVNHGHVTVDGKRVDIPSYHVEVGQVISIREKSKNVVTIKEAVESTLGRPAFISFDAEKLEGSLTRLPEREELYAEIDEALIVEYYNQKM is encoded by the coding sequence ATGTCTCGTTATACAGGACCATCTTGGAAAATCTCTCGTCGTCTAGGTATCTCTCTATCAGGAACTGGTAAAGAACTAGCACGTCGTCCTTACAAACCAGGTCAGCACGGACCAAACAGCCGTGGTAAATTATCTGAATACGGTTTGCAATTAACTGAAAAACAAAAATTACGTCATATGTACGGTATGAATGAACGTCAATTCGTTAACTTGTTCGTAAAAGCAAGCAAAATCAAAGAAGGTAAACACGGTGTTAACTTCATGATCTTGCTGGAACAACGTTTAGACAACGTCGTTTACCGTTTAGGTCTTGCAACTACTCGTCGTCAAGCACGCCAATTGGTTAACCATGGTCACGTGACTGTTGATGGCAAACGCGTAGATATCCCTTCATACCACGTTGAAGTTGGTCAAGTGATTTCTATCCGTGAAAAATCTAAAAATGTTGTAACTATCAAAGAAGCAGTTGAATCAACTCTTGGTCGCCCTGCTTTCATCAGCTTCGACGCTGAAAAATTAGAAGGAAGCCTAACTCGCTTACCAGAGCGTGAAGAGCTTTATGCAGAAATCGACGAAGCACTTATCGTTGAATACTACAACCAAAAAATGTAA
- a CDS encoding YciI family protein translates to MKKYIGSLKEKTPNLLTEELLTAHVSHLQYLEQTGVLLLCGPLKDSDQAFQLLQAESLLEAQLLFFSDPFIQNGYYRNCTIHELIEANPSNHFLLSDSTVTNHL, encoded by the coding sequence ATGAAAAAATATATTGGTTCTCTAAAGGAGAAAACACCCAACCTTTTGACAGAGGAGCTGTTAACTGCTCACGTCAGTCATCTTCAGTATTTAGAGCAGACTGGCGTACTGTTATTGTGTGGCCCTTTGAAGGATAGCGACCAAGCGTTTCAATTATTGCAGGCCGAGTCTCTTTTAGAAGCTCAGCTACTCTTTTTCAGCGATCCCTTCATCCAAAACGGTTACTATAGAAACTGTACAATTCATGAGCTGATCGAAGCCAATCCAAGCAATCATTTTCTACTTTCGGATTCAACAGTGACTAATCATCTTTGA
- the argH gene encoding argininosuccinate lyase has protein sequence MKKLWGGRFEGKSESWIDEFGASISFDQALAVQDIQGSLAHVKMLGHTGIINEEEAETIKNGLLAVQKKLADNELVFSVKNEDIHLNIETFLHQEIGAVAGKLHTGRSRNDQVATDMHLYLKTIVQQTIEKIHTFRHVLVEKAGNHIETIMPGYTHLQHAQPISFAHHLMAYYGMLTRDQERFSESLKRIDISPLGCAALAGTTFPIDREYSAKELGFSAIYDNSLDGVSDRDFILEFLSNSSIMMMHLTRFCEELILWCSHEFQFIELTDTFSTGSSIMPQKKNPDMAELIRGKSGRVFGNLFGLLTVLKGLPLAYNKDLQEDKEGMIDTAHTILTSLDIMAGMIDTMKINEETMESSTEKDFSNATELADYLAAKGMPFREAHEVVGKLVLACTKKGIYLQDIALKDYQDVTPLIEKDIYEALKSRTAVKRRNSHGGTGFEQVKATVEKATAQLEKEE, from the coding sequence ATGAAAAAATTATGGGGTGGGCGTTTTGAAGGGAAGAGTGAGAGCTGGATCGATGAATTCGGCGCATCGATTTCTTTTGACCAGGCATTAGCCGTACAAGATATCCAAGGAAGCTTGGCGCATGTAAAAATGCTGGGGCATACTGGAATCATCAACGAAGAGGAAGCAGAAACCATCAAAAACGGGTTACTGGCTGTTCAGAAAAAATTAGCAGATAACGAGCTGGTATTCAGTGTTAAAAATGAAGATATTCATCTAAATATCGAAACCTTTCTTCACCAAGAAATTGGTGCAGTAGCTGGGAAGCTTCATACAGGTAGAAGTCGGAATGATCAGGTTGCCACTGACATGCACCTCTACTTGAAAACAATTGTTCAACAAACAATTGAAAAAATCCATACGTTTCGCCACGTACTTGTAGAAAAGGCCGGCAACCATATTGAAACAATCATGCCGGGGTACACACATCTACAGCATGCACAGCCCATTTCGTTTGCCCATCATCTAATGGCCTACTATGGAATGCTGACAAGGGATCAGGAACGTTTTTCAGAAAGCTTAAAGCGAATTGATATCTCGCCACTAGGCTGTGCGGCATTAGCCGGAACAACTTTTCCCATTGATCGAGAATATTCTGCCAAAGAGCTTGGCTTTTCAGCTATCTACGACAATAGCTTAGATGGGGTCAGTGACCGAGATTTCATTTTAGAATTTCTGAGCAACAGTTCAATCATGATGATGCACTTGACTCGGTTCTGTGAGGAACTGATTTTATGGTGTAGCCATGAATTTCAATTTATTGAACTGACGGATACTTTTTCTACCGGAAGCTCTATTATGCCCCAAAAAAAGAATCCGGATATGGCGGAACTGATTCGTGGGAAATCTGGGCGGGTCTTCGGAAATTTATTTGGTCTGTTGACGGTTCTTAAAGGGCTACCTCTTGCGTATAACAAGGATCTACAAGAGGACAAAGAAGGGATGATCGATACCGCCCACACGATTTTGACTAGTCTGGATATCATGGCCGGCATGATTGACACGATGAAAATCAATGAAGAAACCATGGAAAGCTCGACAGAAAAAGACTTTTCCAATGCCACTGAGCTGGCAGATTATCTTGCTGCAAAAGGCATGCCGTTCAGAGAAGCACATGAAGTTGTTGGAAAATTAGTATTGGCTTGTACAAAAAAGGGAATCTATCTGCAAGATATTGCTCTGAAGGACTATCAAGATGTTACGCCTCTTATTGAAAAAGATATCTATGAAGCGTTGAAATCTCGAACTGCTGTTAAACGCCGGAACTCTCATGGCGGAACTGGATTTGAGCAAGTCAAAGCTACCGTAGAAAAAGCTACTGCCCAACTGGAAAAAGAGGAATAA
- a CDS encoding Dps family protein: MKFEQTKEVLNQLVADLSQFSVVIHQTHWYMRGPEFLTLHPLMDEFMDEINDQLDVVSERLITLDGSPYSTLREFADNTGIEDEVGNWDRTIPERMEKLVEGYRYLADLYQKGIDVSGDEGDDSTQDIFIANKTDIEKKIWMIQAKLGKAPGIDADTRTKTR, from the coding sequence ATGAAATTTGAACAAACAAAAGAAGTATTGAATCAATTGGTTGCAGATTTAAGTCAGTTTTCAGTGGTTATCCACCAAACACATTGGTATATGCGTGGACCAGAATTTTTAACATTGCATCCGTTAATGGACGAATTCATGGATGAAATCAACGATCAGTTGGATGTTGTTTCTGAACGCCTAATTACATTGGATGGTTCGCCATATTCAACACTGCGAGAATTTGCAGACAACACAGGAATCGAAGATGAAGTAGGAAATTGGGACCGTACAATTCCTGAGCGTATGGAAAAATTAGTAGAGGGCTACCGCTACTTAGCAGACTTATATCAAAAAGGGATCGATGTTTCCGGAGACGAAGGCGACGATTCTACACAAGATATTTTTATTGCCAATAAAACAGATATCGAGAAGAAAATCTGGATGATCCAAGCAAAATTAGGCAAGGCTCCCGGTATTGATGCAGATACACGTACAAAAACCAGATAA
- a CDS encoding winged helix-turn-helix domain-containing protein, with amino-acid sequence MYQIGFVSNNGLPDNKHVEALKGDDTFNLLEMSLKEDIEEIGEMDALIIQSDSEGEVGKVCELLIKIRKQTSAIIWIFSDELPKTTRIILLQLGADGIINSKVDPEEYQLMLKNSLRHGAVQNMSHSLSESVEGPKDFKLIPSNLSVMVDGNREVGLTKLEFKTIELLYRKKSEAIPYQAIYRQVWNNKEESENLKFRVANLIFHLRRKIEKDPLKPEYIKTVRSRGYVLNV; translated from the coding sequence ATGTATCAAATCGGATTTGTTTCAAATAATGGGCTTCCAGACAATAAACATGTAGAAGCTCTGAAAGGCGATGACACATTTAATTTGTTGGAAATGTCGCTGAAAGAAGATATTGAAGAAATCGGAGAGATGGATGCACTGATTATTCAAAGTGATTCAGAAGGAGAAGTTGGCAAAGTTTGCGAACTGCTGATAAAAATAAGAAAGCAGACGAGTGCAATAATCTGGATTTTTTCAGATGAACTGCCTAAAACGACACGGATTATTCTTTTACAACTAGGAGCAGATGGAATTATTAACTCTAAGGTTGATCCGGAAGAGTACCAATTGATGCTAAAAAATTCATTGCGGCATGGTGCAGTGCAAAATATGTCACATTCGCTAAGTGAGTCTGTTGAAGGACCAAAAGATTTCAAATTAATTCCGAGCAACTTGAGTGTGATGGTCGATGGGAACAGAGAAGTTGGACTGACAAAGCTTGAGTTCAAGACAATTGAACTATTGTATCGGAAAAAATCGGAAGCGATTCCGTATCAAGCGATTTATCGACAAGTATGGAACAATAAAGAAGAATCTGAAAATCTGAAGTTTCGTGTAGCGAATTTAATTTTCCATTTACGAAGAAAAATTGAAAAAGATCCATTGAAACCAGAATATATCAAAACAGTACGTTCAAGAGGGTATGTATTGAATGTATAA
- a CDS encoding biotin transporter BioY encodes MNHSLRSMILAAEFAAIIAVLSQLTIPLGIIPLTGQTLAVGLAATILGRKTGTNAILIYLLLGLIGLPVFAGMSSGFSVLFGPTGGYLIGFIVNGLVTGGILERAGFTYKWALFANLIGAVLTLLFGTIWLKLSGSMSWPGAFQGGFLPFLAPGAIKAIAAAYLGILLRQRLPFFSENSKSSVQK; translated from the coding sequence ATGAACCATTCTCTACGATCAATGATTCTAGCTGCTGAATTTGCAGCCATTATCGCTGTTCTTTCGCAGTTAACGATTCCACTGGGGATCATTCCCTTAACCGGCCAGACATTAGCTGTTGGCCTTGCAGCAACCATTCTCGGTCGCAAAACCGGAACCAATGCAATTTTAATTTACTTACTTCTCGGTTTGATCGGGCTTCCCGTATTCGCTGGAATGAGCAGTGGATTTTCTGTCCTCTTTGGACCAACAGGTGGTTATTTGATTGGTTTCATTGTCAACGGATTAGTTACTGGCGGCATTTTGGAGCGTGCCGGTTTTACCTATAAATGGGCATTGTTCGCTAATCTAATCGGTGCTGTGCTTACTCTGTTGTTTGGTACGATCTGGCTAAAGCTATCCGGTAGCATGTCTTGGCCTGGTGCTTTTCAAGGTGGCTTCCTGCCTTTTCTTGCTCCCGGAGCAATCAAAGCTATAGCTGCAGCCTATCTAGGTATTTTATTGAGACAACGACTTCCATTTTTTTCAGAAAATTCTAAAAGTTCCGTTCAAAAATAA
- the lepB gene encoding signal peptidase I: MNKNKKFIRTVAEFALLIGFVFLLRLFVFNPVEVSGTSMEPNYHNADRLWQTSIVSPRRFDVITFKSPRNGKSLVKRVIGLSGDTIRYENDQLYINDKPYDEPYLDEFKESKETDVLTDDFTIETIVDSTTKTVPEGSYFVMGDNRQETDDSRYFGFVPEDAITGVVFFRFFPLEKIGAP; encoded by the coding sequence GTGAATAAAAATAAAAAGTTTATCCGTACTGTAGCAGAATTCGCACTCTTAATTGGTTTTGTTTTTCTTTTGAGACTCTTTGTTTTCAATCCTGTTGAAGTTTCCGGTACTTCAATGGAGCCAAATTATCACAATGCAGATCGCTTATGGCAAACGTCGATTGTTTCTCCTCGTCGTTTTGATGTCATCACATTCAAGAGTCCCAGAAATGGAAAATCCCTGGTTAAACGTGTGATTGGTCTATCTGGAGATACTATTCGCTACGAAAACGACCAACTCTATATTAATGATAAACCTTATGACGAGCCTTACTTAGACGAGTTTAAAGAGTCCAAGGAAACAGATGTACTAACTGATGATTTTACTATTGAAACAATAGTAGACAGCACTACAAAGACCGTTCCCGAAGGAAGCTACTTTGTTATGGGCGATAACCGACAAGAGACTGACGACAGCCGTTATTTCGGCTTTGTTCCTGAAGATGCTATCACTGGAGTAGTTTTCTTCCGATTTTTCCCACTCGAAAAAATCGGTGCTCCGTGA
- a CDS encoding ABC transporter ATP-binding protein encodes MKAIEFKQVEKSFLDGDAMIAALKTTEFSLEKGKFAAVIGPSGSGKSTFLTIAGGLQTPTKGEVRINEQPFSKVSEKKRSMLRFSEIGFILQASNLVPFLTIEKQLRLVDKVKKARGTSSGIQELLEQLGVDKLKNKYPDEVSGGERQRVAIARALYNDPSIILADEPTASLDSEKAFEVVDILAKETKEKNKATIMVTHDERLIKQCDQVFVMKDGVLQLKEG; translated from the coding sequence ATGAAAGCAATAGAGTTTAAACAAGTTGAAAAAAGCTTTTTAGATGGAGACGCGATGATCGCTGCTTTGAAGACAACCGAATTTTCTCTGGAGAAAGGAAAGTTTGCGGCAGTAATCGGGCCTAGTGGTTCAGGGAAGAGTACGTTTTTGACAATTGCCGGAGGTTTGCAGACGCCGACAAAAGGGGAGGTTCGAATCAACGAGCAACCCTTTAGTAAAGTGAGTGAAAAGAAACGTTCTATGCTTCGCTTTTCTGAAATTGGGTTCATTTTACAAGCCTCTAACTTGGTACCGTTTCTGACGATTGAAAAACAGCTGCGTCTGGTGGACAAGGTAAAAAAGGCTAGAGGGACATCTTCTGGGATTCAGGAGTTGTTGGAGCAATTAGGTGTAGATAAGCTGAAGAATAAATATCCGGATGAAGTATCAGGTGGTGAACGGCAACGGGTGGCGATTGCCAGAGCCTTGTATAATGATCCTTCGATTATCTTAGCAGATGAGCCGACAGCGAGTTTAGATTCTGAGAAGGCGTTTGAGGTAGTTGATATCTTAGCGAAAGAAACAAAGGAAAAAAACAAAGCAACAATCATGGTCACGCATGATGAACGATTGATTAAGCAATGCGATCAAGTCTTTGTGATGAAGGATGGCGTGTTACAGCTAAAAGAAGGGTGA
- a CDS encoding DUF1054 domain-containing protein, giving the protein MLMFTEKSFDVFKIEGLEPRMEGIRNQIQPVFQELDDYFALELGKELETEFFVHIAQHRRRTTYPPENTWSALSQKKRGYKMDPHFQLGIWPDYIFMWLSLIDNPKNEQKIAEAFLNNQELFDQLPEDFYMSLDHTRPDVEKLLDADIERGLLRFCNIKKGEFQIGRIIKRDAPILKDKKKTKAYMLETYQQLLPLYKLAIAQE; this is encoded by the coding sequence ATTTTAATGTTTACAGAAAAAAGTTTTGACGTATTTAAGATTGAAGGCTTGGAACCCAGAATGGAAGGGATACGCAACCAGATTCAGCCGGTATTTCAAGAGTTAGATGATTACTTTGCGTTAGAGTTAGGCAAGGAACTTGAAACAGAATTCTTTGTTCATATTGCCCAACATCGGCGTCGAACTACCTATCCGCCGGAGAATACATGGTCAGCGTTGAGCCAAAAAAAGCGTGGTTATAAAATGGACCCTCATTTCCAGTTAGGGATATGGCCGGACTATATTTTTATGTGGTTGTCACTAATTGATAATCCTAAGAATGAACAGAAAATTGCGGAAGCATTTTTAAACAATCAAGAACTGTTTGACCAACTACCAGAGGATTTCTATATGTCATTGGATCATACACGCCCTGATGTTGAAAAATTACTCGACGCAGATATAGAAAGAGGCTTGCTTCGGTTTTGTAATATAAAAAAGGGTGAGTTTCAAATAGGGAGAATAATCAAAAGAGACGCTCCTATACTAAAGGATAAGAAAAAAACGAAAGCGTATATGTTGGAAACATATCAACAGTTGCTTCCGTTATACAAGCTGGCAATAGCACAAGAATAA
- a CDS encoding helix-turn-helix domain-containing protein, which produces MNLGEKLKEKRQEYHFTQQEMAEKMHVSRQTISNWEVGRSYPDIESLIQLSEIFSISLDALLKGDKKMVSSLKRKNIWEVLYMVLMSTLTVSGLICLTIDFIYSRGFTWSPIVVVGCMIAGAIFSVWRYAERERVVKAGFLVSILLVLLMVVIQRYHTQLDLKQLLVVTAVWVSYSWLIVLMWRFTSIGFWWLTALALMLSFGVEAASIVLTKPTFIPTDFMLQNIVEVFVLVGLIVCGTMKIDGGRMDKILAGYRKT; this is translated from the coding sequence ATGAATTTAGGCGAAAAGCTAAAAGAGAAAAGACAAGAATATCATTTTACACAACAGGAAATGGCAGAAAAAATGCATGTATCCAGACAGACGATTTCAAATTGGGAGGTGGGACGAAGCTATCCGGATATTGAAAGCCTGATCCAGTTAAGTGAAATTTTTTCAATCTCTTTAGATGCATTATTGAAAGGGGATAAAAAAATGGTCAGCAGTTTGAAAAGAAAAAATATATGGGAAGTTCTTTATATGGTGCTTATGAGTACATTGACGGTCAGTGGATTGATTTGTCTGACAATCGATTTTATTTATAGTCGGGGATTTACCTGGTCACCAATAGTCGTTGTAGGTTGCATGATCGCAGGAGCGATTTTCTCAGTGTGGAGATATGCAGAAAGAGAACGAGTAGTCAAAGCGGGATTTCTGGTCAGTATTTTATTGGTGCTGTTAATGGTAGTTATTCAGCGATACCATACACAGCTTGATTTAAAGCAGCTTCTGGTAGTAACCGCAGTTTGGGTGAGCTATAGTTGGCTGATCGTGCTGATGTGGCGTTTTACATCAATTGGATTTTGGTGGTTGACAGCATTGGCGTTAATGTTAAGCTTTGGTGTTGAAGCAGCTTCAATCGTTTTGACAAAACCAACATTTATTCCAACAGATTTTATGCTTCAGAACATAGTCGAGGTTTTTGTTCTAGTAGGCTTGATTGTATGTGGCACGATGAAAATAGATGGGGGACGAATGGACAAGATTTTAGCTGGGTATAGAAAAACATAA
- a CDS encoding DUF5105 domain-containing protein, with translation MKKTAVLIIALTALLLTGCNKAIPAEEAGELFIDRLVYQERTNEFADAFEDGVKTGEKLDKNAEKFEDDFLEGLLASEEDVSERDVTGLTQELLKQMREKTTFKVAGIKEEKDAATITYFITGLDLVNAVKEMTRTLIKEASEAAEASDEELDGEETLQSAITIFTERIQVIKIENDSIEMDLTLKKEKGKWFIPKDQEEVVSNIFMAFISGTEKPEELDEALNEVTDEVMNEMLNDLYSQPALDENTSDDDLKDAVDDLLKEAQESTEESSTQESSTQPSN, from the coding sequence ATGAAAAAAACAGCGGTACTGATCATTGCTTTGACTGCATTGCTGCTTACCGGTTGTAATAAGGCCATCCCTGCTGAAGAAGCAGGAGAGCTGTTTATTGATCGGTTGGTTTATCAAGAAAGAACCAATGAGTTTGCAGATGCATTTGAAGATGGTGTAAAAACGGGAGAGAAACTGGATAAAAATGCTGAAAAATTTGAAGATGACTTTTTAGAGGGGCTTTTAGCTAGTGAAGAGGATGTATCTGAACGAGATGTTACTGGATTGACGCAAGAATTGTTGAAGCAGATGAGAGAGAAGACCACTTTCAAGGTTGCGGGAATCAAAGAGGAAAAGGACGCAGCAACGATCACCTATTTTATTACCGGGTTGGATTTAGTAAATGCAGTAAAAGAGATGACTCGTACCTTGATCAAAGAAGCAAGTGAGGCAGCAGAAGCATCTGATGAGGAGCTGGATGGGGAAGAAACGCTTCAATCAGCAATCACTATTTTTACCGAGCGGATACAAGTCATCAAAATCGAGAATGATTCAATTGAGATGGACTTAACCTTGAAAAAAGAAAAGGGAAAATGGTTTATCCCTAAGGATCAGGAAGAGGTTGTTTCCAATATCTTTATGGCGTTTATCTCTGGTACTGAAAAACCGGAGGAGCTGGACGAGGCGCTTAATGAAGTGACGGATGAAGTGATGAACGAGATGCTGAATGATCTCTATAGCCAACCGGCATTGGATGAAAATACATCGGATGATGACCTGAAAGATGCTGTTGACGATCTTTTGAAGGAAGCGCAGGAAAGTACGGAAGAATCCTCTACACAGGAATCTTCAACGCAGCCATCTAATTAG